In Streptomyces hawaiiensis, one genomic interval encodes:
- a CDS encoding dolichyl-phosphate-mannose--protein mannosyltransferase, with protein sequence MTSTASSTDTRQGQAPLDQRPSWQQRLRRFGYQGQPRSDARDVRDRLVPPYTEPSPRLWAALGIPHPLAGRLVRWSGWIGPLLVTLLAGVLRFWNLGSPKAVIFDETYYAKDAWGLVHRGFEVGWDKNANDLVLSSGGHVAIPTEAAYVVHPPVGKYVIGLGELMFGFDPFGWRFMTALLGTLSVLLLCRIGRRLFRSTFLGCLAGTLMAVDGLHFVMSRTALLDGVLMFFVLAAFGCLLVDRDRAREKLAAALPLDGDGRARPDRHTAETTRLGLRPWRWAAGLMLGLAIGTKWNGLYVLAAFCLMAVLWDVGSRRVAGARHPYTAVLKRDTGLAFLATVPVALVTYVLSWTGWILSATDGSGGYFRNWAATGGKGGSWTFLPDWLRSLWHYEHQVYEFHVGLSSPHTYQSNPWSWLVLGRPVSYFYESPAPGKDGCPADAGEKCAREVLALGTPLLWWVACFAVLYVLWRWFFRRDWRAGAIACGIAAGYLPWFMYQERTIFFFYAVVFLPFLCLAVAMLLGAIIGPPRSSDTRRVAGATAAGVLVLLITWNFIYFWPLYTGTAIPIDDWRARMWLDTWV encoded by the coding sequence GTGACCAGTACCGCGTCCTCCACGGACACCCGGCAGGGCCAGGCGCCGCTCGACCAGCGGCCGTCCTGGCAGCAGCGGCTGCGCCGCTTCGGCTACCAGGGGCAGCCCAGAAGCGACGCCCGCGACGTCCGTGACCGCCTGGTGCCGCCGTACACCGAGCCCTCCCCGCGCCTGTGGGCGGCGCTCGGCATCCCGCACCCGCTCGCGGGGCGGCTGGTGCGCTGGTCGGGCTGGATCGGCCCGCTGCTCGTCACACTGCTGGCGGGCGTGCTGCGGTTCTGGAACCTGGGCAGCCCCAAGGCGGTGATATTCGACGAGACGTACTACGCCAAGGACGCGTGGGGTCTCGTCCACCGCGGGTTCGAGGTCGGCTGGGACAAGAACGCCAACGACCTGGTGCTGTCGTCGGGCGGGCACGTCGCCATCCCGACGGAGGCGGCGTACGTGGTGCACCCGCCGGTCGGCAAGTACGTCATCGGGCTCGGCGAGCTGATGTTCGGGTTCGACCCGTTCGGCTGGCGGTTCATGACGGCGCTGCTCGGCACGCTGTCCGTGCTGCTGCTGTGCCGGATCGGCCGCCGCCTGTTCCGCTCCACCTTCCTGGGGTGTCTCGCGGGCACGCTGATGGCGGTGGACGGCCTGCACTTCGTGATGAGCCGCACGGCGCTGCTCGACGGCGTGCTGATGTTCTTCGTGCTGGCCGCGTTCGGCTGTCTGCTCGTCGACCGGGACAGGGCCCGCGAGAAACTCGCCGCCGCGCTGCCGCTGGACGGCGACGGCCGGGCCCGGCCCGACCGGCACACCGCCGAGACCACGCGCCTGGGTCTGCGTCCCTGGCGCTGGGCGGCAGGCCTGATGCTGGGCCTGGCCATCGGCACGAAGTGGAACGGCCTCTACGTCCTGGCCGCGTTCTGCCTGATGGCGGTGTTGTGGGACGTCGGCTCGCGCAGGGTCGCCGGTGCCCGGCACCCGTACACGGCGGTCCTCAAGCGCGACACGGGCCTGGCGTTCCTCGCCACGGTCCCGGTCGCCCTGGTCACGTACGTGCTGTCCTGGACCGGCTGGATCCTCTCCGCCACGGACGGCTCCGGCGGCTACTTCCGCAACTGGGCCGCGACCGGCGGCAAGGGCGGCAGCTGGACGTTCCTGCCCGACTGGCTGCGCAGCCTGTGGCACTACGAGCACCAGGTGTACGAGTTCCACGTCGGCCTGTCCTCGCCGCACACGTACCAGTCCAACCCGTGGAGCTGGCTCGTCCTCGGCCGCCCGGTGTCGTACTTCTACGAGTCCCCCGCGCCCGGCAAGGACGGCTGCCCCGCCGACGCCGGCGAGAAGTGCGCCCGCGAGGTCCTCGCCCTCGGCACGCCGCTGCTGTGGTGGGTCGCCTGTTTCGCGGTCCTCTACGTCCTGTGGCGCTGGTTCTTCCGCCGCGACTGGCGCGCGGGCGCCATCGCCTGTGGCATCGCGGCCGGCTACCTCCCCTGGTTCATGTACCAGGAGCGCACGATCTTCTTCTTCTACGCCGTCGTCTTCCTGCCGTTTTTGTGCCTGGCGGTGGCGATGCTCCTCGGCGCGATCATCGGCCCGCCGCGCTCCTCCGACACCCGCCGCGTCGCGGGCGCCACAGCCGCGGGCGTCCTGGTCCTCCTGATCACCTGGAACTTCATCTACTTCTGGCCCCTGTACACGGGCACCGCCATCCCGATCGACGACTGGCGGGCGCGGATGTGGCTGGACACCTGGGTGTGA
- a CDS encoding TatD family hydrolase, with protein MPSNDSGRQDKNAAPPLPEPLRVPVADSHTHLDMQSGTVEEALAKAASVGVTTLVQVGCDLKGSRWAAETAAAHDAVHATVALHPNEAPRIVHGDPGGTSQPPGAGGGRSRQGTREPGGQAALDDALAEIDRLAGLTQVKGVGETGLDYFRTGPEGKDAQERSFRAHIEIAKRHGKALVIHDREAHADVLRVLKEEGAPERTVFHCYSGDAEMAGICASAGYFMSFAGNVTFKNAQNLRDAVAVAPLELLLVETDAPFLTPAPYRGRPNAPYLVPITVRAMAEVRGIDEDTLATALGANTARAFGY; from the coding sequence ATGCCTTCGAACGACTCCGGCCGCCAGGACAAGAACGCGGCCCCGCCCCTCCCGGAACCCCTCCGGGTGCCGGTCGCCGACTCCCACACCCATCTGGACATGCAGTCCGGCACGGTCGAGGAGGCGCTGGCCAAGGCGGCGTCGGTCGGAGTGACGACGCTCGTGCAGGTCGGCTGCGACCTCAAGGGCTCCCGGTGGGCGGCCGAGACGGCGGCGGCCCACGACGCCGTCCACGCGACGGTCGCCCTGCACCCGAACGAGGCACCCCGGATCGTGCACGGCGACCCTGGGGGCACCTCCCAGCCCCCTGGGGCTGGGGGAGGCCGGTCGCGGCAGGGCACCCGCGAACCCGGCGGCCAGGCGGCCCTGGACGACGCGCTCGCCGAGATCGACCGGCTGGCCGGACTGACGCAGGTCAAGGGCGTCGGTGAGACGGGCCTCGACTACTTCCGCACCGGGCCGGAGGGCAAGGACGCGCAGGAGCGGTCCTTCCGCGCCCACATCGAGATCGCCAAGCGGCACGGCAAGGCCCTGGTCATCCACGACCGTGAGGCCCACGCCGACGTCCTGCGCGTGCTGAAGGAGGAGGGCGCCCCCGAGCGCACCGTCTTCCACTGCTACTCCGGCGATGCCGAGATGGCCGGGATCTGCGCGAGCGCGGGCTACTTCATGTCCTTCGCCGGCAACGTCACCTTCAAGAACGCCCAGAACCTGCGGGACGCGGTGGCGGTGGCCCCGCTGGAGCTGCTCCTCGTGGAGACGGACGCGCCCTTCCTCACCCCGGCGCCCTACCGCGGGCGGCCCAACGCCCCCTACCTCGTGCCGATCACGGTGCGGGCCATGGCCGAGGTGCGCGGCATCGACGAGGACACGCTGGCCACGGCGCTCGGAGCGAACACGGCACGCGCGTTCGGTTACTGA
- a CDS encoding resuscitation-promoting factor, producing the protein MSNSRYETYGPACTDPVYGGFDAPPAGLHSAETLGYGTPGGPGAHEDTYRPAYEAPTLPGLPRQSAPDDEPAPAGYSDPGMGARAGSRAAARTGSHRRAARRRKTRYAERPDSPMRRLLPQALVVAFLAGGTTAFVAKDKAIELNVDGKARTLHTFADDVTELLAEEGVEVGAHDVVAPGPGAEISSGDEVAVHFARPVRLTLDGHRREVWTTAHTVEGALRQLGVRQEGAYVSTSRSRRIGREGLALDVRTERTVTIMADGRARTVRTNAATVREAVEEAGITLRGQDTTSVPQGSFPRDGQTVTVLRITGGQEVREEPIPFHVRRTEDPALFRGTEVVEHAGEPGLRRVTFSLRTVNGVRQKPRRIGSEVVREPRPQVVKVGTKQRPASVQGADHLDWQGLAACESGGRPDAVDSSGTYGGLYQFDSQTWQALGGSGRPQDAPAAEQTYRAKKLYVRRGASPWPHCGARLRG; encoded by the coding sequence GTGAGCAACTCGCGGTACGAGACGTATGGCCCGGCCTGCACCGACCCGGTGTACGGCGGCTTCGACGCGCCGCCGGCCGGTCTGCACAGCGCCGAGACGCTCGGCTACGGGACGCCCGGGGGCCCCGGCGCCCACGAGGACACCTACCGGCCCGCCTACGAGGCGCCGACCCTGCCCGGGCTGCCCCGGCAGAGTGCTCCGGACGACGAGCCCGCGCCCGCCGGGTACTCCGACCCGGGCATGGGTGCGCGCGCCGGATCGCGTGCCGCGGCGCGCACCGGCTCGCACCGCAGAGCCGCACGCCGGCGCAAGACGCGCTACGCCGAGCGCCCGGACAGTCCCATGCGGCGGCTGCTCCCGCAGGCCCTGGTCGTCGCCTTCCTGGCGGGCGGCACCACGGCGTTCGTCGCCAAGGACAAGGCGATCGAGCTGAACGTCGACGGCAAGGCGCGCACGCTGCACACCTTCGCCGACGACGTCACCGAGCTGCTGGCGGAGGAAGGCGTCGAGGTGGGCGCCCACGACGTGGTCGCGCCCGGGCCCGGCGCGGAGATCAGCAGCGGCGACGAGGTCGCCGTGCACTTCGCCCGCCCTGTGCGGCTCACCCTCGACGGACACCGGCGTGAGGTGTGGACGACCGCCCATACGGTGGAGGGGGCGCTGCGGCAGCTGGGCGTGCGCCAGGAGGGCGCGTACGTGTCCACCTCGCGCTCCCGGCGCATCGGGCGCGAGGGGCTCGCACTGGATGTGCGGACCGAGCGCACCGTCACGATCATGGCGGACGGCCGCGCCCGCACGGTACGCACCAACGCGGCGACCGTACGGGAGGCCGTCGAGGAGGCCGGGATCACCCTGCGCGGCCAGGACACCACGTCGGTCCCGCAGGGCAGCTTCCCGCGCGACGGGCAGACCGTGACGGTGCTGCGGATCACCGGCGGCCAGGAGGTCCGCGAGGAGCCGATCCCGTTCCACGTGCGGCGGACGGAGGATCCGGCCCTGTTCCGGGGCACCGAGGTCGTGGAGCACGCGGGCGAGCCCGGCCTGCGCCGGGTCACCTTCTCCCTGCGCACGGTCAACGGCGTCCGGCAGAAACCGCGCCGGATCGGTTCCGAGGTCGTGCGCGAGCCGCGCCCGCAGGTCGTCAAGGTCGGCACCAAGCAGCGCCCGGCGTCCGTGCAGGGCGCCGACCACCTCGACTGGCAGGGCCTCGCGGCCTGCGAGTCCGGCGGCCGGCCCGACGCGGTCGACTCCTCGGGCACCTACGGCGGCCTCTACCAGTTCGACAGCCAGACCTGGCAGGCCCTCGGCGGCAGCGGCCGCCCCCAGGACGCCCCAGCGGCGGAGCAGACGTACCGGGCGAAGAAGCTGTATGTGCGGCGCGGGGCAAGCCCATGGCCGCACTGCGGGGCACGGCTGCGCGGATAG
- the rsmA gene encoding 16S rRNA (adenine(1518)-N(6)/adenine(1519)-N(6))-dimethyltransferase RsmA, protein MTSSPTPDALLGPADIRELAAALGVRPTKQRGQNFVIDANTVRRIVRTAQVRPDDVVVEVGPGLGSLTLALLEVADRVTAVEIDDVLAGALPATVTARMPERADRFALVHSDAMHVTELPGPAPTALVANLPYNVAVPVLLHMLDTFPAIERTLVMVQAEVADRLAAPPGSKVYGVPSVKANWYAEVKRAGAIGRNVFWPAPNVDSGLVSLVRRSEPPRTTASKREVFAVVDAAFAQRRKTLRAALAGWAGSAAAAEEALVAAGVSPQARGESLTVEEFARIAEHKTTQDQEKESA, encoded by the coding sequence GTGACCAGCAGCCCCACCCCCGACGCCCTCCTGGGCCCCGCCGACATCCGCGAGCTCGCGGCAGCCCTCGGCGTACGCCCGACCAAGCAACGCGGACAGAACTTCGTGATCGACGCGAACACCGTCCGCCGTATCGTCCGCACCGCACAGGTCCGCCCCGACGACGTGGTCGTCGAGGTCGGCCCGGGGCTCGGGTCGCTCACCCTCGCGCTGCTGGAGGTCGCCGACCGGGTCACGGCGGTGGAGATCGACGACGTGCTCGCCGGCGCGCTGCCCGCGACCGTCACGGCCCGCATGCCCGAGCGCGCCGACCGGTTCGCCCTGGTCCACTCGGACGCCATGCACGTCACCGAGCTGCCGGGCCCCGCCCCGACCGCACTGGTCGCCAACCTCCCCTACAACGTGGCCGTCCCGGTCCTGCTGCACATGCTCGACACCTTCCCGGCCATCGAACGCACCCTCGTGATGGTCCAGGCGGAGGTCGCCGACCGGCTCGCCGCACCGCCCGGCTCGAAGGTCTACGGCGTCCCCTCGGTCAAGGCCAACTGGTACGCCGAGGTCAAGCGCGCCGGTGCCATCGGGCGGAACGTGTTCTGGCCGGCGCCCAACGTCGACAGCGGCCTGGTGTCCCTGGTCCGGCGGAGCGAGCCGCCGAGGACGACGGCCTCGAAGCGCGAGGTGTTCGCCGTCGTCGACGCCGCGTTCGCCCAGCGCCGCAAGACGCTGCGGGCCGCGCTCGCCGGCTGGGCCGGCTCCGCCGCCGCCGCCGAGGAGGCCCTGGTCGCCGCCGGGGTCTCGCCGCAGGCCCGGGGCGAGTCGCTGACCGTGGAAGAGTTCGCGCGTATCGCCGAGCACAAGACGACCCAGGACCAGGAGAAGGAGTCCGCGTGA
- the rsmI gene encoding 16S rRNA (cytidine(1402)-2'-O)-methyltransferase: protein MTGILVLAGTPIGDVADAPPRLADELAGADVVAAEDTRRLRRLTQALGVTPKGRVVSYFEGNEAARTPELVEELVGGARVLLVTDAGMPSVSDPGYRLVAAAVERDIRVTAVPGPSAVLTALALSGLPVDRFCFEGFLPRKAGERLGRLREVAGERRTLVYFEAPHRLDDTLAAMAEAFGVERRAAVCRELTKTYEEVRRGGLGELAAWAAEGVRGEITVVVEGAPERGPEEVGAEELVRRVRVREEAGERRKEAIAAVAQEVGVPKRQVFDAVVAAKNAAG, encoded by the coding sequence GTGACTGGAATCCTCGTACTCGCAGGTACCCCGATCGGCGACGTCGCGGACGCACCGCCCCGGCTCGCCGACGAACTGGCCGGAGCCGATGTCGTCGCCGCCGAGGACACGCGGCGGCTGCGGCGGCTGACCCAGGCGCTGGGCGTCACGCCCAAGGGGCGGGTGGTGTCGTACTTCGAGGGCAACGAAGCCGCGCGTACGCCGGAGCTGGTCGAGGAGCTGGTGGGCGGGGCGCGGGTGCTGCTCGTCACGGATGCGGGGATGCCGTCCGTGTCCGACCCGGGGTACCGGCTGGTCGCGGCCGCGGTCGAGCGGGACATACGGGTCACCGCCGTGCCCGGGCCGTCCGCGGTGCTCACCGCGCTCGCGCTGTCCGGATTGCCCGTCGACCGGTTCTGCTTCGAGGGGTTCCTGCCGCGCAAGGCGGGGGAACGCCTGGGGCGGTTGCGGGAGGTGGCCGGGGAGCGGCGCACCCTCGTCTACTTCGAGGCTCCCCACCGGCTCGACGACACGCTGGCGGCGATGGCCGAGGCGTTCGGCGTGGAGCGGCGGGCCGCGGTGTGCCGTGAGCTGACCAAGACGTATGAGGAGGTTCGGCGCGGGGGGCTGGGGGAGTTGGCCGCTTGGGCCGCGGAGGGCGTGCGCGGGGAGATCACCGTTGTGGTCGAGGGGGCGCCGGAGCGGGGGCCCGAGGAAGTCGGGGCGGAGGAGTTGGTGCGGCGGGTTCGGGTGCGGGAGGAGGCGGGGGAGCGGCGCAAGGAGGCGATCGCCGCGGTGGCTCAGGAGGTCGGAGTGCCGAAGCGGCAGGTTTTCGATGCCGTGGTCGCCGCGAAGAACGCGGCGGGGTGA
- a CDS encoding 4-(cytidine 5'-diphospho)-2-C-methyl-D-erythritol kinase, with amino-acid sequence MSVTVRVPAKVNVQLAVGAARPDGFHALANVFLAVGLYDEITVTPADELRVTCDGPDADQVPLDRTNLAARAAQALAERYGRSPDVHLHIAKDIPVAGGMAGGSADGAGALVACDALWQTGAPRDELLEICAELGSDVPFSLVGGAALGIGRGEQLTPLEVGGTFHWVFAMARRGLSTPAVFREFDRLGEGTDIPEPVASGELLAALAKGDPDALAAAVSNDLQPAALSLFPELAGTLAAGRAAGALTALVSGSGPTTAFLVRDPESAAAVAQALLASGTCRTVRTASGPAPGATVAGR; translated from the coding sequence GTGAGCGTCACGGTCCGCGTCCCGGCCAAGGTCAACGTCCAGCTGGCGGTCGGCGCCGCCCGCCCCGACGGCTTCCACGCACTGGCCAACGTCTTCCTCGCGGTCGGCCTCTACGACGAGATCACCGTCACCCCGGCCGACGAGCTCCGCGTCACCTGCGACGGCCCGGACGCCGACCAGGTCCCCCTGGACCGAACGAACCTGGCGGCGCGGGCGGCCCAAGCGCTCGCCGAGCGGTACGGCCGCAGCCCCGACGTCCACCTCCACATCGCCAAGGACATCCCCGTCGCCGGCGGCATGGCGGGCGGCAGCGCGGACGGCGCCGGCGCCCTGGTGGCCTGCGACGCGCTGTGGCAGACCGGCGCGCCCCGCGACGAACTCCTCGAGATCTGCGCCGAGCTGGGCAGTGACGTGCCGTTCAGCCTGGTCGGCGGGGCGGCCCTGGGCATCGGGCGGGGCGAGCAGCTGACGCCCCTGGAGGTCGGCGGCACCTTCCACTGGGTGTTCGCGATGGCCCGCCGGGGCCTGTCCACCCCGGCGGTCTTCCGCGAGTTCGACCGGCTCGGCGAGGGCACGGACATCCCCGAGCCCGTCGCCTCCGGGGAACTCCTCGCCGCCCTCGCCAAGGGCGACCCGGACGCGCTCGCCGCCGCCGTCTCCAACGACCTCCAGCCCGCCGCCCTCTCCCTCTTCCCGGAACTGGCCGGCACCCTGGCGGCCGGCCGGGCCGCCGGTGCCCTCACCGCGCTCGTCTCGGGCTCCGGCCCGACCACGGCGTTCCTGGTCCGCGACCCGGAGTCGGCCGCCGCGGTGGCGCAGGCCCTCCTGGCGTCCGGGACGTGCCGGACGGTGCGTACGGCGTCGGGACCGGCACCCGGGGCGACGGTCGCCGGGCGTTAA
- a CDS encoding PQQ-binding-like beta-propeller repeat protein has product MTQPPSQPPHGGFGPPQNQPPQGGGHGAPPPPQGPPQTPPPPQGPPPPGYGYPQQPPQQPGPYGQPGQPGPYNSGPYGQPQQPGPYGQPGYGYPQQPQYPGAPGTPPGGGSNNPFKGKPAIIIGAAVAALLVVGGTVWAVTGDDDGKGKKKPVAQKTDDAKPGSSAPVNPGDGSGDGGEDPENLNEGRQAGEAKVLWYKEAPDAPGSGADADGMWITGKTAVKAAYKQLFAYNAGDGKPAWDAITFPQKICATTPQKTSDDKIVVAYMSGSSDRAKCNQLQEIDLNTGEKGWKEEVADGALFDSTLSVEMSITGKTLMVGRSQSGTAYDVTNGDKLFDKKKYGNACFPAAFAGGEKLIAVSSCGAGTDKEHDEVQELDPKTGKARWTQPFDKGWRVARTYSVSPLVVYSTNEDKKAWNISTFTSGGKFRSQVGFDEDFAPECGWAILERDLTGCQGVAVDDTTLYLPTEATSGANEIVAVNLANGKEKWRVKSPSDESMLPVKTEGGKLIAYVQPSYDAGGQIVSIPTGGSSHKPSKLLQHPQAAADIEDSFFSKDVDWVDGRFYISTTRLSGNDDTKEKLMLAYGK; this is encoded by the coding sequence ATGACTCAGCCGCCCAGTCAGCCGCCGCACGGTGGCTTCGGACCACCGCAGAACCAGCCGCCGCAGGGCGGTGGTCACGGGGCACCGCCACCGCCCCAGGGCCCGCCCCAGACGCCGCCGCCCCCGCAGGGCCCACCGCCGCCCGGGTACGGCTACCCGCAGCAGCCTCCGCAGCAGCCCGGTCCGTACGGACAGCCGGGACAGCCGGGACCGTACAACTCCGGCCCCTACGGCCAGCCCCAGCAGCCCGGCCCGTACGGCCAGCCCGGCTACGGCTACCCGCAGCAGCCGCAGTACCCCGGCGCGCCCGGCACCCCGCCCGGGGGCGGCTCGAACAACCCCTTCAAGGGCAAGCCGGCCATCATCATCGGCGCCGCGGTCGCCGCGCTGCTCGTCGTCGGCGGCACCGTGTGGGCCGTCACCGGCGACGACGACGGCAAGGGCAAGAAGAAGCCCGTCGCCCAGAAGACCGACGACGCCAAGCCCGGCTCCTCCGCCCCGGTCAATCCCGGTGACGGCAGCGGCGACGGCGGCGAGGACCCGGAGAACCTCAACGAGGGCCGTCAGGCCGGCGAGGCCAAGGTCCTCTGGTACAAGGAGGCGCCCGACGCCCCCGGCTCCGGTGCCGACGCCGACGGCATGTGGATCACCGGCAAGACCGCGGTGAAGGCCGCCTACAAGCAGCTCTTCGCCTACAACGCCGGTGACGGCAAACCCGCCTGGGACGCGATCACCTTCCCGCAGAAGATCTGTGCGACGACTCCGCAGAAGACGTCCGACGACAAGATCGTCGTCGCGTACATGAGCGGCAGCAGCGACCGCGCCAAGTGCAACCAGCTCCAAGAGATCGACCTCAACACCGGCGAGAAGGGCTGGAAGGAAGAGGTCGCCGACGGCGCACTGTTCGACTCCACGCTCTCCGTCGAAATGTCCATCACCGGCAAGACGCTGATGGTGGGCCGCTCCCAGTCCGGCACGGCCTACGACGTCACCAACGGCGACAAGCTCTTCGACAAGAAGAAGTACGGCAACGCCTGCTTCCCCGCCGCGTTCGCCGGCGGCGAGAAGCTGATCGCCGTCTCCTCCTGCGGCGCCGGCACCGACAAGGAGCACGACGAGGTCCAGGAGCTCGACCCGAAGACCGGCAAGGCCAGGTGGACCCAGCCGTTCGACAAGGGCTGGCGGGTCGCGCGCACCTACTCGGTCAGCCCGCTGGTCGTCTACAGCACCAACGAGGACAAGAAGGCCTGGAACATCTCCACCTTCACCTCCGGCGGCAAGTTCCGCTCGCAGGTCGGCTTCGACGAGGACTTCGCCCCCGAGTGCGGCTGGGCCATCCTCGAGCGCGACCTCACGGGCTGCCAGGGCGTCGCCGTCGACGACACCACGCTGTACCTGCCGACCGAGGCCACCTCCGGCGCCAACGAGATCGTCGCGGTCAACCTCGCGAACGGCAAGGAGAAGTGGCGCGTGAAGTCGCCCTCCGACGAGTCGATGCTGCCGGTGAAGACCGAGGGCGGCAAGCTCATCGCCTATGTGCAGCCGTCGTACGACGCGGGCGGGCAGATCGTGTCCATCCCGACCGGCGGCAGCAGCCACAAGCCGTCCAAGCTGCTGCAGCACCCGCAGGCCGCCGCGGACATCGAGGACAGCTTCTTCTCCAAGGACGTCGACTGGGTCGACGGACGCTTCTACATCTCGACGACACGGCTGAGCGGGAACGACGACACGAAGGAGAAGTTGATGCTCGCCTACGGCAAGTGA
- a CDS encoding ABC-F family ATP-binding cassette domain-containing protein produces MAVNLVNVENVSKVYGTRALLDGVSLGVSEGDRVGVVGRNGDGKTTLIRMLARQESADTGRVTHSGGLRLGVLTQHDSLDPEATVRHEVIGDMADHEWAGEAKVRDVLTGLFGGLDLPGFPKGLDTVIGPLSGGERRRIALAKLLIEEQDLLVLDEPTNHLDVEGIAWLARHLQNRRSALVCVTHDRWFLDQVCTRMWDVQRGAVYEYEGGYSDYVFARAERERIAATEEVKRQNLVRKELAWLRRGAPARTSKPRFRVEAANELIADVPPPRDSSELMKFASTRLGKTVIDLEDITVQAGPKVLLKHVTWQLGPGDRIGLVGVNGAGKTSLLRAMAEAATSDGETQPVGGRVRVGKTVKLAYLSQEVAELDPATRVLEAVQQVRERVDLGKGREMTAGQLCETFGFTKEKQWTPVGDLSGGERRRLQLLRLLMDEPNVLFLDEPTNDLDIETLNQLEDVLDGWPGSMIVISHDRFFIERTTDRVFALLGDGALRMLPRGIDEYLERRRRMEEAAAASAPAAVQQSGPPEKSAADQRAAKKELQKIERQLDKVLEKETKLHTQIAENATDFAKVAELDAELRELAGQREELEMRWLELAEDA; encoded by the coding sequence ATGGCCGTCAACCTGGTCAATGTCGAGAACGTCAGCAAGGTGTACGGCACCCGTGCCCTGCTCGACGGTGTTTCCCTCGGCGTCTCCGAAGGGGACCGCGTCGGTGTCGTGGGCCGCAACGGCGACGGAAAGACCACGCTCATCCGCATGCTCGCCAGGCAGGAGAGTGCCGACACCGGGCGGGTCACGCACTCCGGCGGGCTCCGCCTCGGCGTGCTCACCCAGCACGACTCCCTCGACCCCGAGGCCACCGTCCGCCACGAGGTCATCGGCGACATGGCCGACCACGAGTGGGCGGGCGAAGCCAAGGTCAGGGACGTGCTGACCGGCCTGTTCGGCGGTCTCGACCTGCCGGGGTTCCCCAAGGGTCTGGACACCGTCATCGGCCCGCTCTCCGGCGGTGAGCGGCGCCGGATCGCGCTGGCCAAGCTGCTCATCGAGGAGCAGGACCTGCTCGTCCTGGACGAGCCCACCAACCACCTCGACGTCGAGGGCATCGCCTGGCTCGCCCGGCATCTGCAGAACCGCAGGTCGGCCCTCGTCTGCGTCACCCACGACCGGTGGTTCCTCGACCAGGTGTGCACCCGCATGTGGGACGTCCAGCGCGGCGCGGTCTACGAGTACGAGGGCGGCTACTCCGACTACGTCTTCGCCCGTGCCGAGCGCGAGCGCATCGCCGCGACCGAGGAGGTCAAGCGGCAGAACCTCGTCCGCAAGGAGCTGGCCTGGCTGCGCCGCGGGGCGCCCGCCCGTACGTCCAAGCCGCGCTTCCGCGTCGAGGCCGCCAACGAGCTCATCGCGGACGTGCCGCCGCCCCGGGACAGCAGCGAGCTGATGAAGTTCGCCTCCACCCGGCTGGGCAAGACCGTGATCGACCTGGAGGACATCACCGTCCAGGCGGGCCCCAAGGTCCTCCTCAAGCACGTCACCTGGCAGCTCGGGCCCGGCGACCGGATCGGCCTGGTCGGTGTCAACGGCGCCGGGAAGACGTCCCTGCTGCGGGCCATGGCCGAGGCCGCCACCTCCGACGGCGAAACCCAGCCCGTGGGCGGTCGCGTCCGCGTCGGCAAGACGGTGAAGCTGGCCTACCTCTCCCAGGAGGTCGCCGAACTCGACCCGGCCACGCGGGTGCTGGAGGCCGTGCAGCAGGTGCGCGAGCGCGTCGACCTCGGCAAGGGCCGCGAGATGACCGCGGGGCAGCTGTGCGAGACGTTCGGCTTCACCAAGGAGAAGCAGTGGACTCCCGTCGGCGACCTGTCCGGCGGTGAGCGCCGCAGGCTCCAGCTGCTGCGCCTGCTCATGGACGAGCCCAACGTCCTCTTCCTCGACGAGCCCACCAACGACCTCGACATCGAGACGCTGAACCAGCTGGAGGACGTGCTCGACGGCTGGCCCGGCTCGATGATCGTCATCTCCCACGACCGGTTCTTCATCGAGCGCACCACCGACCGCGTGTTCGCCCTGCTCGGCGACGGCGCCCTGCGGATGCTGCCGCGCGGTATCGACGAGTACCTGGAGCGGCGCCGGCGCATGGAGGAGGCCGCGGCCGCCTCGGCCCCCGCTGCCGTGCAGCAGTCCGGCCCCCCGGAGAAGAGCGCCGCCGACCAGCGCGCCGCCAAGAAGGAGCTCCAGAAGATCGAGCGACAGCTCGACAAGGTCTTGGAGAAGGAGACCAAGCTCCACACCCAGATCGCCGAAAACGCCACGGACTTCGCGAAGGTGGCGGAACTGGACGCTGAGCTGCGGGAGTTGGCCGGTCAGCGCGAGGAGCTGGAGATGCGCTGGCTGGAACTCGCCGAGGATGCGTGA